Proteins from one Ketobacter alkanivorans genomic window:
- the gspJ gene encoding type II secretion system minor pseudopilin GspJ, giving the protein MMKVKQAQGLTLIELLIAMAIFAVMSAAMFMAFDSFQKGKEVTEASAERLKRYQIAFNILSRDMQQMLPRAVRDEFGSDTPLYAMRSDVGTEIEFTRAGWNRSPFSKIKRAELQRVGYYLEEKKLMRGSWRVLDRAEDSIPDRTELLDGIESLSFVFYYLDKQSTLQSTDVWPPDSIKQGQVGQGGSGTPGSVPDREFLVLPTVVEMKLDTEDMGVITRKFLVANCFVDAYHPTTGGAPLGGGCGS; this is encoded by the coding sequence ATGATGAAGGTCAAGCAAGCACAGGGTCTGACGCTGATTGAGCTGCTGATTGCCATGGCGATCTTCGCGGTAATGAGCGCCGCCATGTTCATGGCCTTTGATAGCTTCCAGAAAGGCAAAGAGGTTACGGAGGCCAGTGCTGAGCGTCTGAAACGCTACCAGATCGCGTTTAATATCCTTTCCCGTGACATGCAACAAATGTTGCCCCGTGCGGTTCGCGATGAGTTTGGTTCCGATACTCCGTTGTACGCCATGCGCTCGGACGTGGGCACTGAAATCGAGTTTACCCGCGCGGGTTGGAACCGATCCCCCTTCTCAAAAATTAAACGCGCCGAGCTGCAACGAGTTGGCTATTACCTCGAAGAGAAAAAGCTAATGCGCGGTTCCTGGCGAGTCTTGGATCGTGCCGAGGACTCCATTCCGGATCGCACCGAATTGCTGGACGGCATAGAAAGCCTGTCGTTTGTATTCTATTACCTCGATAAACAGAGCACTTTGCAATCCACCGATGTCTGGCCACCCGACAGCATCAAACAAGGGCAGGTAGGGCAGGGGGGCAGCGGCACCCCGGGCTCCGTGCCAGATCGTGAATTTCTGGTGCTGCCTACGGTAGTGGAAATGAAGCTCGACACCGAGGACATGGGTGTTATTACCCGTAAATTCCTGGTGGCAAACTGCTTTGTCGATGCATACCACCCAACCACTGGCGGTGCGCCATTGGGAGGTGGATGTGGCTCGTAA
- a CDS encoding ExeA family protein, with protein sequence MYESFFHLTETPFSIAPNPHYLYMSQQHNEALAHLVYGVGRDGGFVLLTGEVGTGKTTVCRCFLEQIPKDTDVAFVLNPKLQVEELLATICDELSIPYIGDSISVKDYVDCINGFLLRQHSQGRHTVLIIDEAQNLSSDVLEQIRLLTNLETHEKKLLQIILLGQPELQDMFQQPELRQLSQRVTARFHLNALADEEVGPYVFHRLTVAGAVDPRAMFPAATIKRLFHISKGIPRIINLVCDRAMLGAYAKETRVVDTSILSNAAKEVLGYDVYSPTGKSPFFRNKWLPAAIGGGAGALIMIMVGLSYLYGLSGRDSIDTAAASPEPEIQTVSPPSIVSEPPPPPPSFNSTSVASPAAPLAVEDASGIEALSLAQAFQRAKHVQDAEAYQDLFAAWGIKYAPADNGSACRYADGLGLSCLSKLGSLGSIKHYGLPVIIRLFGAEGEERYVVIRYMDDRYADMYLGDSIQKVDLRDLDSYWRGHFSLLWKKPPSYHGPMHPGTIAPLSKWLAYHLDVWENNPTPSAGRSTYDTDLVERVKEFQRLVGESDDGVVGTGTLIQLSRRIDDSIPVLKVSGGDS encoded by the coding sequence ATGTACGAAAGCTTTTTTCATCTAACGGAAACACCGTTTTCCATCGCACCTAACCCGCATTATCTCTACATGAGTCAGCAGCACAACGAGGCGCTGGCTCATTTGGTTTATGGCGTGGGCAGAGACGGTGGTTTTGTGCTGTTAACCGGCGAAGTGGGCACCGGTAAGACCACGGTGTGTCGTTGTTTTCTGGAGCAAATACCCAAAGATACCGACGTTGCTTTTGTGCTGAACCCCAAATTGCAGGTTGAGGAGTTGCTGGCCACCATCTGCGATGAACTGTCTATACCCTACATAGGCGATAGCATATCGGTTAAAGATTACGTCGACTGCATCAACGGGTTTTTGCTGCGGCAGCATTCCCAGGGTCGGCATACCGTGTTGATTATCGATGAGGCGCAGAACCTAAGCTCTGATGTGCTGGAGCAAATTCGTCTCTTAACGAATTTAGAAACCCACGAAAAGAAGCTGCTGCAGATCATTCTGTTGGGGCAACCCGAACTGCAGGACATGTTTCAGCAGCCCGAACTACGGCAACTGTCGCAGCGGGTCACGGCACGTTTTCATCTAAATGCGTTAGCCGATGAAGAGGTGGGGCCCTATGTATTTCATCGACTTACTGTTGCCGGTGCGGTCGATCCACGTGCGATGTTCCCGGCGGCTACCATAAAACGCCTGTTTCATATTTCAAAGGGCATCCCTCGTATCATTAACCTGGTGTGTGATCGCGCCATGCTGGGCGCATATGCTAAAGAAACGCGGGTAGTCGACACCTCGATACTCAGTAACGCAGCCAAGGAGGTGCTGGGTTACGACGTCTATTCGCCCACCGGGAAGTCACCGTTTTTTAGAAACAAATGGTTGCCAGCCGCTATTGGAGGTGGAGCCGGGGCGTTGATCATGATTATGGTAGGGTTATCCTATCTGTATGGCCTGTCTGGTCGCGATAGCATCGATACAGCGGCTGCCAGCCCAGAGCCCGAGATTCAGACTGTTAGCCCACCCAGCATAGTATCAGAGCCGCCGCCACCGCCGCCTTCATTTAACAGTACCTCAGTTGCCAGCCCGGCAGCCCCTCTTGCTGTAGAGGATGCTTCCGGCATTGAGGCCTTATCCCTGGCTCAAGCATTTCAGCGGGCCAAGCATGTACAGGATGCCGAGGCCTATCAGGATCTGTTCGCTGCCTGGGGTATCAAATATGCCCCTGCCGATAACGGCTCAGCCTGCCGCTATGCTGACGGTCTTGGGCTCAGTTGTTTAAGCAAACTAGGCAGCCTTGGCTCCATCAAACATTATGGTTTGCCGGTGATCATTCGATTGTTTGGTGCCGAGGGTGAAGAGCGCTATGTGGTGATCCGCTATATGGACGATCGCTACGCAGACATGTACCTGGGTGACAGCATCCAGAAAGTGGATCTTAGGGATCTCGACAGCTATTGGCGTGGCCATTTCTCGCTGCTGTGGAAAAAACCACCGTCCTACCATGGGCCGATGCACCCCGGTACTATTGCGCCGCTGTCAAAGTGGTTGGCCTATCATCTGGATGTATGGGAGAACAATCCTACCCCCAGCGCCGGTCGCTCCACCTACGATACCGACCTGGTTGAGCGGGTAAAGGAGTTTCAGCGTTTGGTTGGTGAGTCAGATGATGGCGTGGTGGGTACCGGGACCTTGATTCAGCTGTCGCGTCGGATAGACGATTCCATTCCGGTGCTGAAGGTATCAGGAGGCGATTCCTGA
- the gspK gene encoding type II secretion system minor pseudopilin GspK, translating into MHTTQPLAVRHWEVDVARNSVPMTKQSGTVLITVVMMVAIAAIIVTDMSYRQKLDIKRTSALLSRDQAFHYLLGAEEIANWTLVQDLKDDNDRNDPFIIDTLQENWAEKTQPFPVAGGLIQGRIVDLQSRFNVNSIVASDAKVATQQRGRLRRLMDSVGIPKDSESDVTTQMLVERMVDWLDANQDPEGFDGKEDLDYLALDTPYRAANSVMWDISELMLIEGFTADDIAELSDWVSFLPPDVALNVNTADPKILDAYDLGVPGAQIEEDRKKTQPGRHDGGYTDLQAFEDLVAQSATPVPPGTSKQDPSEPDPPGKDDPKSKLIGNFSVYSEYYLLDAEAIINEKPVLMRSILYRPTLKAGAKSNDITIKTLTRKLEDPLKRV; encoded by the coding sequence ATGCATACCACCCAACCACTGGCGGTGCGCCATTGGGAGGTGGATGTGGCTCGTAACTCTGTGCCTATGACAAAGCAAAGCGGAACTGTATTGATCACCGTTGTCATGATGGTGGCTATCGCCGCCATTATTGTCACGGATATGAGCTATCGACAGAAGCTTGATATCAAGCGCACCTCAGCGCTGTTGTCGCGGGATCAGGCATTTCATTACCTGCTGGGAGCAGAAGAGATCGCCAACTGGACTCTGGTGCAGGATCTGAAAGATGATAACGATAGAAACGATCCCTTTATCATCGACACACTGCAGGAGAACTGGGCCGAGAAAACTCAACCATTCCCGGTTGCCGGCGGTTTAATACAAGGGCGCATCGTGGATTTACAGTCCCGATTCAATGTGAACTCCATAGTCGCATCAGATGCCAAAGTGGCCACTCAACAGAGGGGGCGTCTGCGGCGGCTGATGGACTCGGTCGGCATACCGAAGGATAGTGAAAGCGACGTTACCACCCAGATGTTGGTGGAGCGAATGGTGGATTGGCTGGATGCCAATCAGGATCCAGAGGGCTTTGATGGTAAAGAAGATCTTGATTATCTCGCATTAGACACGCCCTACCGCGCAGCGAACAGCGTCATGTGGGATATCAGTGAATTGATGCTGATCGAAGGCTTTACAGCCGATGACATCGCAGAATTGTCCGATTGGGTGAGCTTCCTGCCCCCTGATGTGGCTTTAAACGTCAATACAGCCGACCCCAAGATATTAGACGCCTATGATCTTGGGGTGCCGGGCGCTCAGATCGAAGAAGATCGAAAGAAAACCCAGCCTGGTCGCCACGATGGCGGCTATACGGATCTACAAGCCTTCGAGGATCTTGTTGCCCAGTCGGCCACTCCAGTGCCCCCAGGTACTTCAAAGCAAGATCCAAGTGAGCCAGACCCCCCTGGCAAAGATGACCCCAAAAGCAAACTGATAGGTAACTTTTCGGTCTATAGCGAGTATTATCTGTTAGATGCGGAAGCCATAATCAACGAAAAGCCGGTTTTGATGCGCTCGATCCTTTATCGCCCCACCCTCAAGGCAGGGGCCAAATCGAATGATATAACCATCAAAACCCTTACAAGAAAGCTGGAAGATCCGCTAAAACGGGTATAA
- a CDS encoding PilZ domain-containing protein — translation MEANEQAAEDNKRSVPRRHLIYYLRVFDTETNSLLGNLVDISTKGIMVVSDQQIESGKRYRLKMVLPDTLEGSKEVEFDAESRWCRNDANQDFFDTGFELIDPHSAFLDAVDRLVEDCLFKE, via the coding sequence ATGGAAGCGAATGAGCAAGCCGCCGAAGACAATAAACGCAGTGTGCCCCGGCGGCATCTTATCTATTATTTGCGAGTGTTCGATACCGAAACTAATTCACTTTTGGGAAACCTCGTAGACATCAGTACCAAAGGCATCATGGTGGTATCAGATCAGCAAATTGAATCTGGCAAACGGTATCGTTTGAAGATGGTATTACCCGATACACTGGAAGGCAGCAAAGAGGTCGAATTTGATGCTGAAAGTCGCTGGTGTAGGAACGATGCCAATCAGGATTTTTTTGATACCGGGTTTGAACTGATAGACCCTCACTCAGCTTTTCTTGATGCGGTTGACCGCTTGGTGGAGGATTGTTTATTCAAAGAGTAG
- the gspL gene encoding type II secretion system protein GspL yields MTSKVFVRFINENQWVGLCGKLAAGDPLEIPEDLFVEWSSADLDGRVSDSQIVPFNEFVEQLKSRWAHSYQYGISLIVSGANVFSSEVTIPSKQTRQIAQALPYMIEDQVAQDVSHFHLIMGERSAEGLVPVVGIPKQLIEGTRDLFSQHDLPLDSILPDMLSLPLRDGEWSLMFDGKHLLIKRSELDGLAIEMDAAPVVLASIMEHWQNKPQVLRVLFCLEHLNENVNNWIRTQISGQVADSEFEVEYDEINSNDFQLLCDHLHSHFGAKKPRFDLLQGRYASSGRRGPSGFNWKPLAAMVALFVVSYSVFLHTQAWKMNQEAEQLADSSKTLYKQLFPRDKRVVNVQRQMEQHIKEYQSGAQGQGFMALLALAGEQIHASNRADSSNISPRRVAYDDAQGDLKLDLLVKDFSQLEEFKGKLQQAQLGVETASATQDKEGVKARLKIRSERS; encoded by the coding sequence GTGACTAGTAAAGTTTTTGTACGCTTTATCAATGAAAATCAATGGGTTGGCTTGTGTGGCAAGCTGGCCGCTGGTGATCCTCTCGAGATCCCTGAGGATCTCTTTGTCGAGTGGTCCAGCGCTGATCTGGATGGTCGGGTGTCTGATTCCCAAATTGTGCCCTTCAATGAATTTGTAGAGCAGCTGAAAAGTCGCTGGGCGCACAGCTATCAATATGGCATCAGCCTGATTGTATCGGGCGCCAACGTGTTCAGTTCTGAAGTCACCATTCCTTCCAAGCAGACCCGTCAGATCGCCCAGGCCCTGCCTTATATGATCGAAGATCAGGTGGCGCAGGATGTGTCCCATTTTCATTTAATAATGGGTGAGCGCAGTGCCGAAGGCCTGGTGCCGGTGGTGGGTATTCCCAAGCAGCTGATTGAAGGCACGCGGGATCTGTTTTCTCAGCATGATTTGCCGCTGGATTCCATTTTACCCGATATGCTGAGTTTGCCTCTCCGTGATGGCGAATGGAGCCTGATGTTTGATGGCAAGCACCTGCTGATTAAGCGTTCTGAACTGGATGGTCTTGCCATTGAGATGGACGCAGCGCCGGTGGTGCTTGCATCGATCATGGAACATTGGCAAAACAAGCCCCAAGTGCTGCGGGTTCTGTTTTGCCTGGAGCATCTTAACGAGAACGTGAACAATTGGATTCGAACCCAGATCTCCGGTCAGGTTGCTGATTCGGAATTCGAAGTTGAGTACGATGAAATCAATTCCAATGATTTCCAGTTGTTGTGCGATCACCTACACAGTCACTTTGGTGCCAAGAAGCCCCGCTTCGATCTGTTGCAAGGTCGTTATGCCAGCTCCGGGCGTCGCGGACCTTCTGGTTTCAATTGGAAGCCGTTAGCCGCCATGGTTGCCCTTTTTGTTGTTTCCTATAGCGTTTTCCTGCACACCCAGGCGTGGAAAATGAACCAGGAAGCCGAACAGTTGGCCGACAGCAGCAAAACCCTCTACAAACAATTGTTTCCGAGGGATAAACGGGTGGTAAATGTTCAGCGCCAAATGGAACAGCATATCAAGGAATACCAAAGCGGTGCCCAAGGGCAGGGCTTTATGGCGTTGTTGGCCCTGGCGGGCGAACAGATTCATGCTTCCAACCGAGCTGATAGCAGCAATATTTCTCCACGCCGGGTAGCCTATGACGATGCCCAGGGCGATCTTAAATTGGATCTGCTGGTGAAGGATTTCAGCCAACTGGAAGAATTCAAGGGCAAATTACAGCAAGCGCAACTGGGCGTGGAAACGGCGTCCGCCACCCAGGACAAAGAAGGCGTTAAAGCACGCTTGAAAATTCGGAGCGAACGCTCATGA
- the gspI gene encoding type II secretion system minor pseudopilin GspI, with amino-acid sequence MKMIRIDNASGIRSAAGFTLIEVMVALAIFAVAVAGLSSAMHNNVRNANYLKEKTVANWIANNKMVEIHAAGDYPPLQDRSDKIEYAGTQWVVNTKIQKAQTKMAIRIIEVSVGMESDGEPNYFATITGLVSDTKSK; translated from the coding sequence TTCGGGCATTCGCAGCGCCGCCGGGTTTACCCTGATTGAGGTCATGGTGGCACTGGCCATCTTTGCCGTGGCAGTGGCAGGACTCAGCTCAGCCATGCACAACAACGTACGCAATGCGAACTACCTTAAAGAGAAAACCGTTGCCAACTGGATTGCCAATAACAAAATGGTAGAAATCCATGCGGCCGGGGATTATCCGCCTTTGCAGGACAGATCGGATAAAATCGAATATGCGGGCACACAATGGGTGGTTAACACCAAAATACAAAAAGCCCAGACCAAAATGGCCATTCGGATCATTGAAGTGAGTGTCGGCATGGAAAGCGATGGCGAACCCAACTACTTCGCTACAATCACCGGTTTGGTGTCGGATACCAAGTCGAAATGA
- a CDS encoding MORN repeat-containing protein translates to MFARSLRCIAILACLSVAQAYGAVSQVVTEIVFKENIAELMLAGETWKYANGDSYTGYWLHNKPHGKGTYQRLSGDVYTGDFRNGYMHGVGTYKSSNGDVYKGEFSQGLATGYGELQYQNGNRYVGQWLAGTRHGQGKLFYRSGSIYDGSWINDAKEGKGLMTYRNGERYLGDYKSNLLHGHGIKIEADGSSYRGTFSKGLKHGVGECSLEGGVIHVCLYDKGREIRDPAKLELAKAYYEKHQPVYEFDGGIAYHIQDEFTKARAYINTRNVWWEKTVALLETQLRIRSEDDDQFLYLIVNRYTGPGVYHLRKGEILASSLDGAAIELPDDIVAHIEIKTDEQGEIHGIFNIPELAHEESNKRFKIYGGRFEAQSQPPEIPEPKDRSEFLAKNRGAG, encoded by the coding sequence GTGTTTGCTCGCAGTCTTCGTTGTATCGCTATACTGGCATGTTTGTCTGTCGCTCAGGCTTATGGTGCCGTTTCTCAGGTTGTTACCGAAATAGTATTTAAGGAAAACATCGCTGAACTTATGTTGGCCGGTGAGACCTGGAAATACGCCAACGGCGATTCCTATACGGGATATTGGTTGCATAATAAACCTCATGGTAAAGGCACCTACCAGCGTCTTAGCGGTGATGTCTACACAGGCGATTTCAGAAACGGTTACATGCATGGCGTGGGAACCTACAAGTCCAGCAATGGTGATGTCTACAAAGGTGAATTCAGTCAGGGTTTAGCCACGGGTTATGGTGAGCTGCAGTACCAGAACGGCAATCGTTACGTTGGTCAATGGCTGGCAGGAACGCGTCACGGCCAAGGCAAGCTGTTCTATCGCAGCGGTTCAATCTACGACGGCAGTTGGATTAATGATGCCAAAGAAGGGAAGGGGCTCATGACCTACCGTAACGGAGAGCGTTACCTGGGTGATTACAAAAGTAACCTGCTTCATGGTCATGGTATTAAGATTGAAGCAGATGGCAGCAGCTATCGTGGTACCTTTTCCAAAGGCTTAAAACACGGAGTGGGGGAGTGCAGCCTGGAAGGCGGCGTTATTCATGTTTGCCTGTACGATAAGGGGCGTGAAATTCGGGATCCGGCAAAATTGGAGCTGGCCAAGGCCTACTACGAAAAGCATCAGCCAGTATATGAATTTGACGGCGGGATCGCCTATCACATCCAGGATGAATTCACCAAAGCCCGTGCCTACATCAATACCCGGAATGTATGGTGGGAGAAAACCGTCGCGCTGCTGGAAACTCAACTCAGGATCAGAAGCGAAGACGATGATCAGTTCCTGTACCTGATCGTTAACCGATATACTGGCCCTGGCGTTTACCATCTGCGTAAGGGTGAGATACTGGCATCGTCTTTGGACGGCGCAGCGATTGAGCTCCCAGATGACATCGTTGCTCATATCGAGATCAAAACAGACGAACAAGGTGAAATTCATGGGATATTCAATATCCCGGAGCTTGCCCATGAGGAATCCAACAAGCGCTTCAAAATATACGGCGGCCGGTTTGAGGCACAATCTCAACCACCCGAGATCCCCGAACCGAAAGACAGATCAGAGTTTCTGGCGAAAAATCGCGGCGCGGGTTGA
- a CDS encoding ABC1 kinase family protein, translating to MDMSALDVIKSNLNVARTLIIDGRDRYIGVTRAALNIEQIYRKYRSRVKVLSPNEAETLLRQAHREAAETICQLCLENGAIWVKFAQFLSCRPDLLPQEFIIALQRLQNDATPAGFEEIHPIILMNWGPEWDKQFISFDALPVATASVAQVHKATLQNGKDVAIKFQLPMAKTLFEQDSLVFTALAKGLAPLVREFDIKQVIKQLINMTLEELDFRREANNLKTIRALKHLPGIIMPELYEEFCSEKIMVTSWVDGVRLSDYLETNPDRAKPVLQRLLASYIHQITQLGIYHADPHPGNFLITKDEQIAILDYGAIARLSKNQKLCYTNLLMGLMGFSTVKLGDLFAQAGFECARPETLEEISEYIVGDNLEQWSIADRLSDSMDKLRKNKVVMPDSFVAMARVIITIGGFMTHYDVDFDFDPSSIAA from the coding sequence ATGGATATGAGTGCTCTGGATGTCATTAAATCCAATCTGAACGTTGCACGAACCCTCATCATTGATGGTCGAGACCGTTATATCGGCGTTACCCGTGCAGCCCTCAATATCGAGCAAATATACCGCAAGTACCGATCTCGCGTTAAAGTCCTTTCCCCAAATGAAGCAGAAACCCTATTACGTCAGGCCCATCGTGAGGCCGCTGAAACGATCTGCCAGTTGTGTTTGGAGAACGGAGCCATTTGGGTCAAGTTCGCCCAGTTTTTAAGTTGCCGCCCTGACTTGCTGCCACAGGAATTCATCATTGCTTTGCAGCGTCTGCAGAATGACGCTACACCGGCAGGTTTCGAAGAAATTCATCCGATTATATTGATGAACTGGGGCCCCGAATGGGATAAACAGTTCATCAGTTTCGATGCATTGCCGGTTGCGACGGCGTCCGTCGCGCAGGTGCATAAAGCTACCCTGCAAAACGGCAAAGATGTAGCGATCAAGTTTCAGCTGCCCATGGCCAAAACCCTTTTTGAACAGGATTCACTGGTATTTACCGCGTTGGCAAAGGGGCTGGCTCCGCTGGTTCGTGAATTTGATATCAAGCAGGTAATTAAGCAGCTGATAAATATGACGCTCGAGGAGCTCGACTTTCGGCGTGAGGCCAATAACCTGAAAACGATTCGTGCCTTAAAGCACCTTCCTGGCATCATAATGCCTGAGCTTTATGAGGAGTTTTGCTCAGAAAAAATCATGGTGACCTCATGGGTGGACGGTGTCAGGCTCAGTGATTATCTGGAAACCAACCCCGACCGCGCCAAGCCGGTGTTACAGCGCTTGCTTGCCAGCTATATCCACCAAATCACGCAGTTAGGTATATACCATGCGGATCCCCACCCAGGTAACTTCCTGATCACCAAAGATGAGCAGATAGCGATTCTGGATTACGGCGCTATCGCGCGTTTAAGTAAAAACCAAAAGCTTTGCTATACCAATCTGCTTATGGGTTTAATGGGTTTTTCGACGGTTAAGTTAGGCGACTTATTTGCGCAGGCAGGCTTCGAATGCGCACGGCCAGAAACCCTGGAGGAGATTTCAGAATACATTGTTGGCGATAATCTTGAGCAATGGTCAATCGCCGATAGGCTCAGTGATTCAATGGATAAACTGCGTAAAAACAAAGTCGTGATGCCGGATTCATTCGTTGCGATGGCTCGGGTAATCATCACCATAGGTGGGTTTATGACACATTATGATGTGGATTTTGACTTTGACCCGTCGTCCATTGCGGCGTGA
- a CDS encoding CidA/LrgA family protein has product MLVGLLYLILFQLLGHLIVVGLAIPIPSPVVGLVLLFVYLLIKGHVPASLLGVANVLLPLLPLFLIPASAGIIQYGDLIIEDGVAIAAALLGSLTISILVVPHIFLFFIRLFQRQS; this is encoded by the coding sequence ATGCTGGTGGGTCTTCTCTATCTAATCTTATTCCAATTGTTGGGGCATCTTATTGTTGTTGGCCTGGCCATTCCCATTCCCTCTCCTGTCGTGGGTCTGGTTCTGTTGTTTGTGTATCTGTTAATTAAAGGACATGTTCCTGCGTCACTACTGGGCGTCGCCAATGTACTGCTGCCTCTGCTGCCATTATTTCTGATCCCGGCCAGTGCCGGAATCATCCAGTACGGAGATCTTATAATCGAAGACGGCGTTGCCATTGCTGCAGCGTTACTGGGGAGTCTGACGATCTCGATTTTAGTGGTACCGCATATCTTTCTCTTTTTTATTCGCTTATTTCAAAGACAGTCATGA
- the gspM gene encoding type II secretion system protein GspM gives MSTALQNIQNSLDPVRRRYDSMAPSERMIVNGIGVLLVLVLAFLILILPAQRSVSEAEMKLAGQQKLMSWMKENEQTARMAAAGGSGRTKSDQPLQSIVTSTAPALGLTVKRIEPESDDKLRVWLEKVSFDKTVRWLHQIESRYGIQIVNISIDADRTEGLVTAKLVLQK, from the coding sequence ATGAGTACAGCATTACAAAACATTCAAAATAGCCTGGATCCGGTGCGTCGTCGTTACGACAGCATGGCACCGTCCGAGCGTATGATCGTTAATGGTATTGGCGTGTTATTGGTTCTGGTGCTGGCGTTCCTGATTCTGATTCTGCCTGCGCAGCGCTCGGTGAGTGAAGCCGAGATGAAGCTGGCAGGGCAGCAGAAATTGATGTCCTGGATGAAAGAAAACGAGCAAACAGCGCGCATGGCTGCAGCGGGTGGAAGCGGGCGCACCAAGTCCGATCAGCCATTGCAAAGTATCGTGACCTCCACCGCACCGGCCCTGGGTTTGACGGTTAAGAGGATTGAACCCGAGTCTGATGACAAGCTACGAGTCTGGCTGGAAAAGGTTTCGTTCGATAAAACCGTGCGCTGGTTACATCAGATCGAATCCCGCTATGGTATTCAGATAGTCAACATCTCCATTGACGCTGACCGCACTGAAGGGTTGGTTACCGCAAAACTGGTATTGCAGAAATAA
- a CDS encoding general secretion pathway protein GspB — MSYILDALRKSEQERQRGKVPDIHGAATEASSTHKKTNLWPLVTVMVVVANLGILLFFGLKLSDDNAVQPQPQPAAVDMAPAHQQPESQQPPTQASKPAPVAASKPAVIEPAVPTPRVEQPVVINPTPAADNREQGSESSMPSVGYLPQLEELPAYERDGIPDMTFSSHMFSSIPKYRSIIINGKRLKEGQFLNDEIQVREITDSGVVLSRGATLFEVDVLGRWAQ; from the coding sequence ATGTCTTACATCCTGGATGCATTGCGAAAATCCGAGCAAGAGCGACAGCGTGGTAAGGTGCCGGATATTCACGGGGCTGCGACCGAAGCGTCCAGCACCCACAAGAAAACCAATCTATGGCCACTGGTGACGGTGATGGTGGTGGTTGCTAACCTGGGGATTCTGTTGTTCTTCGGGCTGAAACTGTCTGATGACAATGCTGTGCAGCCTCAACCCCAGCCCGCCGCAGTGGACATGGCTCCTGCCCATCAACAGCCGGAATCCCAGCAGCCTCCCACCCAAGCCAGTAAGCCTGCACCGGTGGCAGCTTCTAAACCGGCCGTCATTGAGCCAGCTGTTCCAACGCCAAGGGTCGAGCAGCCGGTCGTGATTAACCCGACCCCCGCTGCGGATAACCGTGAGCAGGGGTCGGAATCCTCGATGCCATCCGTCGGCTATCTTCCGCAGCTTGAGGAATTGCCTGCCTACGAGCGTGATGGTATTCCTGATATGACATTCTCATCCCATATGTTTTCCAGTATCCCCAAATACCGCTCCATCATCATCAACGGGAAGCGCCTCAAAGAAGGTCAATTTCTAAACGATGAAATTCAGGTTCGGGAGATAACCGATAGTGGGGTAGTTTTGAGCCGAGGTGCCACCTTATTTGAAGTGGACGTGTTGGGGCGTTGGGCACAATAA
- a CDS encoding LrgB family protein — translation MTEYLSIVINFPLFGVLITVAAFYLGQRLYARSNRHPVLQPVVIGMAAVISTVLMLRVPYESYYESSYLLHAMLGPATVALAIPLFQHARRIRDLLLPIICTVLVGGAFTVGVALLILWMLDANLSTMLSMPTKSITTPIAMIVTEQLGGIPALSAMFVLLTGAVGAMIGIPLMNRMGIKDDGVKGFTMGLTSHALGTARALEESAECGAFSALAMSMTGVMTAVLIPIIAAWLL, via the coding sequence ATGACTGAATATTTATCGATCGTTATCAACTTCCCACTGTTTGGCGTACTGATCACGGTGGCTGCGTTTTATCTTGGTCAGCGACTGTATGCGCGAAGCAACAGACACCCGGTATTACAACCGGTTGTGATTGGAATGGCTGCGGTAATTAGCACCGTTTTGATGTTGCGTGTGCCTTACGAAAGCTATTACGAATCTTCCTATCTGTTGCACGCGATGCTGGGCCCTGCAACCGTGGCTTTGGCGATTCCGTTGTTCCAGCATGCTCGGCGTATTAGAGACTTGCTGCTACCCATAATCTGCACGGTGCTGGTTGGTGGTGCTTTCACCGTAGGTGTGGCTTTACTAATTCTCTGGATGTTGGATGCCAATCTTTCCACCATGCTCTCTATGCCAACCAAATCCATTACTACACCCATTGCAATGATCGTGACGGAACAGCTAGGTGGCATCCCTGCGCTCAGCGCCATGTTTGTTCTACTGACCGGAGCAGTAGGTGCAATGATCGGCATTCCGCTGATGAATCGAATGGGAATAAAGGATGACGGCGTGAAAGGATTTACAATGGGGCTGACCTCCCACGCCCTTGGCACAGCAAGAGCGCTGGAAGAAAGTGCTGAATGTGGTGCTTTTTCTGCTCTGGCGATGAGCATGACAGGTGTTATGACTGCCGTATTGATTCCAATAATTGCGGCGTGGCTACTTTAG